The window GATCGGTTCTACCGCTACATCTTTGGTAGCGGAGACTCGGATGACAAAGGTCCGAAAGGCCTGGATGCGGCGGGTAAATTGAAATTCCTTCCCAACTCCGATACCGGCACCCTGATCGTCAGTGGTGCGACGGGTCAACAATTGCAAACCATCGAAGAACTCATCCGTTTGTGGGACGTTCCCGAAACAGTCAATCCGCGAAGGGTCCGTTACACAAAACTGGTTCACATCCAATACGGCAACGCCGCGAAAATTGCCGAGACGGTCAAGGACGCTTATCGCGATTTGCTCAGCAGCAACGACAAGGCATTTCAAGCTGGTGGAGGCGGCAAACGGGGGGGAGCTCAAAATGCTAGTAACCGCGAGAGCGGAAGCGGATTGGAAGACAGCGAGAGCGGAAAGGATGGTGGCGGACAGGATTTCTCCTTCAACGGCAAGCTTTCCATGGGTGTCGACGAAGTCGGCAACACGTTGTTAATCAGTGCCGAAGGCGAGTCGCTGCTTGACTTGATCGCTGAGATGGTCGACAAGTTGGACGTTGCCGCGAAACCGGGAGGCGACGTTGAGATCATCAATCTCAGCGGAGGCGTCTCGGCCGAGGCCGTCCAGCGAGCCCTGGCGGCTTTGGGAGTTGAATCCGATACGCGTCCGTCACGGGATCGCAATTCAAATTCAGATGATCGTCGGCGCGACAACAATGACTCCCCGCGTCGCCGTCCATCTCGCGATTAATGAAAACCAGCGCCACCCAACGATTCTCTCGACAGGTCATCGCACGTGCTCATTGGATCGTTTTGGGTTGGGTTGTTTTTGCAATTCTCTGCAAAGCGTTTTCGCCTTCTTGGAAACAAGTCGCTCTCGATGGCGACTTCGAATATCTCCCAGCGACGCAAACCAGCGTTGCGGGTGGCAAGTTGCTCGACGAAGCCTTCTTTGGAACGAGAGCACGCAGCCAAATGGTTGTCACGCTTTCTCGCGCCGAACAAGACCTGACAAAGTCCGATCGTCTTATCGGTCTGGACTTGCTCCGCCGTCTCTATCACCGTCTGGGTGAAGTCGCGTGGCAACGTGCGATGCAACTGAGCGACGGCAGCGAGGACGAACCGATCAATCGGTGGTGGATCGTTGCCACGCAGGCTTTCGACCAAGCGATCGAGATCGATTCGCAATTCTATGAAGCACTCGGTGATCGAGTCCCCGAGACATCGCCGACTCCTTACGAACCGCGCATGGCGATCGCTTACTGGGACCGAGGCAATTTGCTCGGTTCTCAAATGGTGATCCAACCGCCCGATGCGCCGGAGACAGCCGTCGCTCCTGGTGACACCGATGCAAAGACCGAACCAGACAAAAAAGCATCTTCCATTTCCGAAACCACCGCACGCGTGGCCGAGGATCTCGAAGCCGCTTTGGTGCTGGACTCGGATCTTCCCATGTCCGTGCTGCCGATTTCGAAGCGGCCACTGAAGGACTGGGAACCGTTGCTGGATATCTACAGCTGGGAAGATCGCACGCTGGGTTCACAGCTGAAAACCCCGCGAGCCCGCTTGGCCGTGCTGACTCTATCCAGCGAGCTGGCGGCAACAGGCAACATCGAACTGCTGGAACAACTGCAGGAAATCGTCGACCAAACGGTTGCCTACAGCCATGCTTACCTGACCGAAGAAGAGCGTTCCGATTCCGGATCACCTCAATTGATCGTCACCGGTTCGGCCGCGATTGGAGGACAAACCCTTTCGGCCGCTCGCTCCGCCATTCAGTACACGGAATGGTTCACCGTCGTGATGATCTTACTGCTGCTTTCCATTGTCTACCGCGCCCCGCTGCTGGTCGCTGTGCCGCTGTTTTCGATCGCGATCGCAGTGATGGTATCAACCGCCGCGGTCACGTTTCTCACTCAGTTGTCGCAATCCGGTTTGGTTCCTGGTCTGGACATCCAGATCTACACGACCAGCCGTATCTTTGTGGTTGTCATTTTGTTTGGCGCCGGCACGGACTATTGTTTGTTCCTGATCGCCCGCTTGCGTGAAGAAGCCGCGCAGTCGCCTTGGCCCGTCGCCTGTCGCAAAGCTCTCACGCAGGTCAGCGGAGCGCTGATCGGCAGCGCCATGACAACGATCGTTGGGCTGGGCATGCTTTGGTTTGCTGACTTTGGAAAGTTTCATCACACCGGCCCAATCATCGCGGTGTGCCTGTCGATCGGCTTGCTGGTTTGCATGACGCTGACGCCTGCGTGCCTGTGCCTGCTGGGCCCCAAAGTCTTTTGGCCCACGTCGGCGGGCCAAGTCAGTCGCGAACCGCGAATTCAGTTGATTGGCAATCGCAGTGTCAACGACAAAGACAGTTCCCCCGGCGATCTACTGTGGAACTGGATGGCGATTCAATTGACTCGTCGCCCGATGGTGACGTTGCTGATTGGCTTGGCGTTGCTGCTGCCGCCGGCTTGGATTGGTTTTCGAAACGAACGTACCGTCACTTATGACATCAGTGGTCAACTGTCTGCCTCTGCCAGCACGCGGCAAGGCATGCGTGTGCTCGATCGAGAGTTTGGCATCGGTCAACTCGCTCCAATATCGGTGCTGATGTTGTCTGAACAGCCAATGGGAAAAGAGGAGCAGAAGGAAACCCTGCAAACCGTCACGCAGGCGCTGTATCAAACCGAAGGCGTCACCGCCGTTCGACATCGCAACGATCCGCTGGGGGATTTCCCGCCGGATCGTGAAATGAGTTTGCTCAGCAGCGAAGCCTGGCGGCGACGGGCACTTCAGAATCACCGTTTGACGCAACTGCACTTTGTGTCTTCGATGCCGCAGTACGCCAACCGACTGATTCGAATGGACGTGATCATCCAGGAAGATCCGTTCAGCGAGGCTGCGGGCAACAGTTTGAAACGAATTGAAGAAACCATCGCCGGGCAGACCGCAGCGCTCGGTCAAGCCGGGCTCCAAATCGATGCGTTCTATGCAGGCACCACGCCCTCCATCGTGGACCTTCGCGAAGTCACCCTCTCGGACACGTTTCGAATCAAGCTCGCCGTGATCGCTGCCGTCTTCGCGGTATTGGTTCTGGTGATTCGACGCGTCGCATTGTCGATTTATCTGATCGCCACGGTCTTGCTTAGCTACTACACCACGCTCGGGCTGACGTACCTGTTCTTTCGATTTTTGCATGGACCGACCTTCCCCGGGTTGGATTGGAAGCTGCCGATTTTCTTGTTCGTCATTCTGGTGGCCGTGGGACAGGACTACAACGTTTACTTGGTCACTCGCATCCTGGAAGAGAAACGCAAACTCGGTTCGCTGGCCGCGGTCCGCCGCGCTGTGGCCCGAACCGGCGGCATCATCACCGCCTGCGGTTTGGTCATGGCCGCCACGTTTATCAGCATGACGGCGTCGTCCTGGTGGCCCTGGATCACTCAAAGCTTGGCATTTCTCACCAGCGACAGTGCCGCCTCACTGGGCGAGCAAATCGCCAGCCAACCGACCACGCTGCGAGGAATCACCGAACTCGGTTTCGCACTCGGTCTCGGAGTCCTGCTGGACACGCTTTATGTGCGAACGGTCCTCGTGCCCAGCTTTGTGGTGCTTCACGACCAGTGGCGAAAATCCTCGTCTTCCCAGCGTTTTCAAAGGCCAAACAGGTCCTCAACGGATTGAAAATGGCTCGTCTTCCGAGAAACGCCCCCGTGGCGTTATCCTGGAGCGATGAATGCGCTGTGGGGACAAACTTTTCTGACCAATATCAACTGGCTGTGGGTCGCCGGAGCGGCGGTTGCCGCCTGGATCGTCGTGGGTGCCATGAACCGACGACAAGCCCACCTGACGGGTCTTTTGCGGGATCATGTCAACCGCACCCAAGAGGCCCAACGGGCCGCCATCGAAGCCAGTAAAAAACCTTCCGAAGACGAGCCGGAGTGATCTCCATGACTAAAACTGTTTACATCAAAACCGTCGGCTGCCAGATGAATGTTCTGGACAGCGAAATGGTGATCGCCGACTTGAAACGCCACGGTTACACCGTCGTCGACACGCCCGGCGAAGCCGACCTGCTGCTCTACAACACATGCAGCATTCGCGAGCAAGCCGAAGAAAAGACGTACAGCGCCCTCGGCAAACTCAAAGAAACCAAAGCTCGCCACCCCGAGAAAACCATCGGTGTGATGGGATGCATGGCTCAGAAAGACCAAGAAACGATCTTTCGACGTGCCCCTTTCGTCGACATGGTCGTCGGCCCCGGACAACTGCACGCGATTCCCGACATGCTGACGAAAGTCACCAGCGGTGAAGGACGGCAAATGGCCGTTTCGCTGGGTCGCAAAGATGGCAAGCAAACCGTCGTTGCTCGCAGTCACGAAACCTTCGATCCTTTGCGGGATCCAACCATGCGGCCGACTCCCTTCCAAGCCTACCTGCGGATTCAAATCGGCTGCGACAAGTTCTGCACCTACTGCGTCGTGCCCAACACCCGCGGTCCCGAACAAGGCCGGTCGCCCGAAGAGATTGTTTCCGAAGCCCGCGTGCTCGCTGAACAAGGTGCCCTCGAAATCACGCTGCTCGGACAAACCGTCAACAGCTATCGCCACCGCGGACCGGACGGCGAAACCGACATGGCGGGTCTGCTGGAACGTCTGCACGACATCGATGGTTTGAAACGCATCAAGTTTGTGACGAACTACCCCAAAGACATGACCGCCCGGTTGTTGGAAACGATTCGCGATCTGCCAAAGGTGTCGCCTTACTTGCACGTGCCAGCACAAAGCGGCAGCGACGCAGTTCTCAAACGCATGAAACGCGGCTACACGATCGCCGACTACATGGAGATGTTCGAACGCATCGAAACGGTCCTGCCCGAAGCCTCGGTCAGCAGTGACTTCATCGTTGGCTTCTGCGGCGAAACGGATGAGGACTTCCAAAAGTCAGTGAAACTGATCGAACGCTGCCGATTCAAGAACAGCTTCATCTTCCAGTACAGCGTTCGCGAAGGCACCAAAGCCGCCGCCAACCTGATCGACGATGTGCCTCGCGAAGTCAAAGCGGCTCGCAACAACGAATTGCTGGCCGTCCAAGATCGAATCTCGAAAGAGGACAACCAAAAACTGATCGGCGACACAGTCGAAGTTCTGGTCGAAGGCCCAAGCAAGAAAGCCGACAAATCCGATCTGGATGCACCGATCGTTCAAATGACCGGACGAACCATTTGCGACCGGATCGTGGTCTTTGATGGCAACCGACGCCAAGCCGGCCAATTGATGGACATCCAAATCGATGATGTCAGCAGCCACACGCTGATCGGCCGCGTCAAAACAGTCGAAGTCGTCTCGCTCGGAATGCCGGGCCTAGCTCCTAGCTCCTAGCTCCTAGCTCGCAACCCACGTAGCGAAACTCGTCACGAGTGTCGGCCTCGACCGTGATTTCCGAAAGTCTTGGCGACTTCCGCTACCAATTGAACCCAACCAACCACTAGCAACTCGCCCTCAGCCCTCAGCGATTCCCTTGCTCAGCACTCAATCTCCTCCGATTCAAACTCGAACGCTCGACAACGGCCTGACCGTCGTCGTGCAACCGATGCCTTGGCTGCGAACCGCCGCGTACACGCTGTGGTTGCCCGCTGGGATCACAACCGAATTGGTTGGTTTGAGCGAGTCACAACTGGCCGATCCTGAATACCTCGCCTGCCGCGATGGTCTGGCTTCGCTGACCTGTGAAATGGTCCAGCGTGGTGCGGGTGCCTACAACAGTCGCCAACTGGTTG of the Rhodopirellula baltica SH 1 genome contains:
- a CDS encoding MMPL family transporter — translated: MKTSATQRFSRQVIARAHWIVLGWVVFAILCKAFSPSWKQVALDGDFEYLPATQTSVAGGKLLDEAFFGTRARSQMVVTLSRAEQDLTKSDRLIGLDLLRRLYHRLGEVAWQRAMQLSDGSEDEPINRWWIVATQAFDQAIEIDSQFYEALGDRVPETSPTPYEPRMAIAYWDRGNLLGSQMVIQPPDAPETAVAPGDTDAKTEPDKKASSISETTARVAEDLEAALVLDSDLPMSVLPISKRPLKDWEPLLDIYSWEDRTLGSQLKTPRARLAVLTLSSELAATGNIELLEQLQEIVDQTVAYSHAYLTEEERSDSGSPQLIVTGSAAIGGQTLSAARSAIQYTEWFTVVMILLLLSIVYRAPLLVAVPLFSIAIAVMVSTAAVTFLTQLSQSGLVPGLDIQIYTTSRIFVVVILFGAGTDYCLFLIARLREEAAQSPWPVACRKALTQVSGALIGSAMTTIVGLGMLWFADFGKFHHTGPIIAVCLSIGLLVCMTLTPACLCLLGPKVFWPTSAGQVSREPRIQLIGNRSVNDKDSSPGDLLWNWMAIQLTRRPMVTLLIGLALLLPPAWIGFRNERTVTYDISGQLSASASTRQGMRVLDREFGIGQLAPISVLMLSEQPMGKEEQKETLQTVTQALYQTEGVTAVRHRNDPLGDFPPDREMSLLSSEAWRRRALQNHRLTQLHFVSSMPQYANRLIRMDVIIQEDPFSEAAGNSLKRIEETIAGQTAALGQAGLQIDAFYAGTTPSIVDLREVTLSDTFRIKLAVIAAVFAVLVLVIRRVALSIYLIATVLLSYYTTLGLTYLFFRFLHGPTFPGLDWKLPIFLFVILVAVGQDYNVYLVTRILEEKRKLGSLAAVRRAVARTGGIITACGLVMAATFISMTASSWWPWITQSLAFLTSDSAASLGEQIASQPTTLRGITELGFALGLGVLLDTLYVRTVLVPSFVVLHDQWRKSSSSQRFQRPNRSSTD
- the miaB gene encoding tRNA (N6-isopentenyl adenosine(37)-C2)-methylthiotransferase MiaB; this encodes MISMTKTVYIKTVGCQMNVLDSEMVIADLKRHGYTVVDTPGEADLLLYNTCSIREQAEEKTYSALGKLKETKARHPEKTIGVMGCMAQKDQETIFRRAPFVDMVVGPGQLHAIPDMLTKVTSGEGRQMAVSLGRKDGKQTVVARSHETFDPLRDPTMRPTPFQAYLRIQIGCDKFCTYCVVPNTRGPEQGRSPEEIVSEARVLAEQGALEITLLGQTVNSYRHRGPDGETDMAGLLERLHDIDGLKRIKFVTNYPKDMTARLLETIRDLPKVSPYLHVPAQSGSDAVLKRMKRGYTIADYMEMFERIETVLPEASVSSDFIVGFCGETDEDFQKSVKLIERCRFKNSFIFQYSVREGTKAAANLIDDVPREVKAARNNELLAVQDRISKEDNQKLIGDTVEVLVEGPSKKADKSDLDAPIVQMTGRTICDRIVVFDGNRRQAGQLMDIQIDDVSSHTLIGRVKTVEVVSLGMPGLAPSS